A segment of the Homoserinimonas aerilata genome:
CGTTCTACGAGTACCACTCGATGCTCATCGAGCCGTGGGACGGACCGGCCGCGCTCGTCTTCACCGACGGCATCCTCGTCGGTGCGACACTCGACCGCAACGGGCTGCGCCCGGGGCGTTTCCTCATCACCGATGACGGCCTAGTCGTGCTCGCGAGCGAGATCGGTGTCCTCGAGATCGAGCCGAGCAGGATCGTCCGCAAGGGCCGCCTGCGCCCGGGCAAGATGTTCCTCGTCGACACCGAGGCCGGCAGGCTCATCGAGGACGACGAGATCAAGGGACAGCTCGCGGCCTCCCAGCCGTGGCAGAAGTGGCTCGACGAGGGCCGCATCAACCTCAACGATCTGCCCGAGCGCGAGCACATCGTGCACACACCGGCTTCGGTCACCCGGCGTCAGCGCACCTTCGGCTACACGGAGGAGGAGGTGCGCATCCTCATCCACCCGATGGCCGAGAACGGGGCCGAGCCGATCGGCGCCATGGGATCCGACACGCCCATCGCGGTGCTCTCGGAGCGCCCGCGGCTGCTATTCGACTACTTCACCCAGCAGTTCGCGCAGGTGACGAATCCGCCGCTCGACAGCATCCGTGAAGAGGTTGTGACCTCGATGCGGGGCGGCCTCGGGCCGGAGAGAAACCTGCTCGACGCGACCCCCGAGCATGCGTACCAGATCGTGCTCGACTTCCCCGTGATCGACAACGATGAGCTGGCCAAGATCCAGCACATCGATTCTTCGCCGGGCAGCAGGACCACGACGACCATTCGCGGGCTGTACCGCTTCGACGAGGGCAAGGCCGCATTAACACACCGCCTCGCCGCCATCTGCGACGAGGTCGACGACGCCATCGAACGCGGCGCCAAGTTCATCGTGCTCTCGGACCGGGATTCGAACAAGGACCTGGCTCCCATCCCCTCCCTCCTGCTCCTCTCAACGGTCCACCACCATCTCATCCGCCGCGAGAACCGGCTCAAGGTCGGCATCATCGTCGAGGCGGGCGATGTGCGGGAAGTCCACCACGTGGCCCTGCTCATCGGTTACGGCGCCTCCGCGGTCAATCCCTATCTCGCCATGGAGACTGCGGAAGAGCTCATCCGCAACGGCACCATCACGGGCATCGATCCCGAGGTCGCCGTCCACAATCTGATCAAGGCCCTCGGCAAGGGTGTCCTGAAGATCATGTCCAAGATGGGCATCTCGGTCGTCGGCTCCTATGTCGGCGCGCAGGCCTTCGAGGCGGTCGGGCTCTCGCAGGAATTCGTCGACCAGTACTTCACAGGTACGACCAGCAAGCTCGGCGGTATCGGAATCGAGGCGATCGCGGCGGAGACCCTGGCACGCCACTACTCGGCCTACCCCGAGGAGGGCGTCTCGACGGCCCACGAGCGCCTCGCGACGGGTGGTGAGTACCAGTGGCGCCGGGAGGGGCCTCCGCACCTGTTCAACCCCGACACCATCTTCCGCCTGCAGCATTCGACGCGCACTCGCCGTTACGACATCTTCCGCGAGTACACGAAGCTCGTGGACGATCAGGCCCACGATCTCATGACGTTGCGCGGCCTCTTCACTCTCAACTCTGGTGCCCGCCCCGCCGTTCCCATCGACGAGGTCGAGCCGGTGTCCTCGATCGTCAAGCGGTTCAACACCGGTGCGATGAGCTACGGATCGATCAGCAAGGAGGCCCACGAGACCCTTGCGATCGCCATGAATCGGCTCGGTGGCCGCAGCAACACGGGGGAGGGTGGCGAGGACAACGACCGGCTGCTCGACCCGGAGCGTCGGAGCGCGATAAAGCAGGTCGCATCCGGCCGTTTCGGGGTGACGAGCATGTACCTCACGCATGCCACGGACATCCAGCTCAAGATGGCGCAGGGAGCCAAGCCCGGTGAGGGCGGCCAGCTGCCTGCGGGCAAGGTGTACCCGTGGATCGCGCGAACCCGGCACGGCACGGCCGGAGTCGGTCTGATCTCGCCTCCGCCGCACCACGACATCTATTCGATCGAGGATCTCAAGCAGCTCATCTTCGATGTGAAGCGCGCGAACCCCTCTGCCCGGGTGCACGTCAAGCTCGTGAGCCAGAGCGGTATCGGCGCGGTCGCGGCCGGCGTCTCGAAGGCCCTCGCCGACGTGGTGCTCGTCTCAGGCCACGATGGCGGAACGGGTGCGAGCCCGCTCAACTCGCTCAAGCATGCGGGCACGCCGTGGGAGCTCGGTCTCGCCGAGACCCAGCAGACGCTCATGCTGAACGGGATGCGTGACCGCGTCGTCGTGCAGGTCGACGGTCAGCTCAAGACGGGTCGTGACGTCATCGTCGCCGCCCTTCTGGGCGCGGAGGAGTACGGCTTCGCCACAGCCCCGCTCGTGGTCTCCGGCTGCATCATGATGCGCGTCTGCCACCTCGACACCTGCCCTGTCGGTGTCGCCACCCAGAACCCGGAACTGCGAGAGCGCTTCACGGGCAAGGCTGAGTACGTGGTCAACTTCTTCGAGTTCCTGGCACAGGAGGTGCGCGAGTATCTGGCCGAGCTGGGCTTCCGTTCTCTCGAGGAGGCCATCGGCCACCGCGAGGTGCTCGGCCTCGACGGCGCCATCCGTCATTGGAAGGCAGACGGTCTCGACCTGACACCCATCCTCGTCGGGCCGAAGTTCGCCGACGACGAGCCGCTCAGCAACAGGGTCGGTCAGGACCACGAACTCGATCGGCACTTCGATGTCGAGCTGATCGCCCGCTCGACCTCCGCTCTCGAACGGGGAGAGCACGTCTCGATCGAGCTCCCGATCCGCAACACCGAGCGGGCCGTCGGCACGATGCTCGGTCACGAGGTGACCAAACGTCACGGCGAGATGGGTCTGCCCTCCGACACGATCGAGGTGCGCCTGCGCGGTTCGGCCGGGCAGTCCTTGGGCGCCTTCCTGCCACCGGGAATCACCATCCGACTCGAGGGCGACAGCAACGACTATGTGGGCAAGGGTCTCTCGGGCGGGCGTGTCATCGTGCGCCCCGACCGGGAGAGCGTGTTCCCCGCGGAGCTCAACGTCATCGCCGGAAATGTCATCGGCTACGGCGCGACCCAGGGAACCATGTTCATCCGGGGCCGGGTCGGCGAACGCTTCCTGGTGCGCAACTCCGGCGCGACCGGCGTGGTCGAGGGTGTGGGCGACCATGCACTCGAGTACATGACGGGCGGCCTGGCTGTCATCCTGGGCACGACGGGGCGCAATCTGGGCGCCGGCATGTCGGGCGGCACCGCCTACGTGTACGAGCTCCGCGAGGAGCGCGTCAACCGGGAGTCGCTCACGAGCGGAGAGCTCGAGCTGCAGCCGCTCGGAAGCGGTGACATCGCGATCCTCGTCGACATGCTGCAGCAGCATCTCGACGAGACCGGCTCGACCGTTGCAGCCCGGATGCTCGCAGACATCGACGAGACCGCCAGACGCTTCGTCAAGGTCATGCCGAGGGACTACGCCGCGGTGCTCGCGACCCGCGAGGCGGCAATCGATGAAGGGCTGGATCCTGACGGCGACGTCGTCTGGGAACGAATCATGGAGGTGACTGGTGGCTGATCCGAAGGGATTCTTGAAGACCCGTTCGAGGGAGCTTCCTGCGCGTCGCCCCGTGGAGCTCAGACTCATGGACTGGAAAGAGGTCTATGAGCAGGGTGATGCCGCGACCCTCCGACGCCAGGCGGGTCGTTGCATGGACTGCGGCGTTCCGTTCTGTCATCAGGGCTGCCCCCTCGGAAACCTGATCCCCGAGTGGAACGATCTCATGCGTCGTGGCGAGGGCCAGCAGGCGGTCGAGCGCTTGCATGCGACGAACAACTTTCCCGAGTTCACGGGTCGGCTGTGCCCCGCCCCGTGTGAGAGTTCCTGTGTGCTCGGCATCAGCCAGCCGCCCGTCACGATCAAGCAGGTCGAGGTGTCGATCATCGACCAGGCCTGGGCCAACGACTGGGTCGTGCCGCACCCGCCCGAGCGACTCACGGGCAAGACCGTCGCCGTCGTCGGCTCGGGCCCTGCCGGCCTCGCCGCTGCCCAGCAGCTCACCCGCGCCGGGCACACTGTCGCCGTCTTCGAGCGCGACGACCGTATCGGGGGCCTGCTCCGCTATGGCATCCCGGACTTCAAGATGGAGAAGAAGGTGCTCGACCAGCGGCTCAAGCAGATGCAGGCTGAGGGCACCCGCTTCCGTGCCGGTGTGAACATCGGCGTCGACATCGGCTGGGGCGAGCTGCGGGAACGCTACGACGCGGTGGTCATTGCCACAGGGGCGACCGTTCCGCGCGATCTCCCCATCCCGGGCCGCGACTTCGCAGGCGTGCATTTCGCGATGGAGTATCTGGTCGAGCAGAACAGGGTCGGCGCCGGCGATCGAGTCGTCGACCAGATCACGGCCGAGGGCAAGCATGTCGTCGTGCTGGGCGGTGGCGACACAGGTGCAGACTGCATCGGCACAGCGCACCGTCAGAACGCGCTCTCGGTCACGAACCTCGCGATCGGCACGCAGCCGCCCAGCGAGCGGCCGGAGCACCAGCCCTGGCCGACCGCGCCGACTCTCTTCGAGGTGCAGAGCGCCCACGAGGAGGGTGGCGAGCGGGCCTTCCTCGCTTCGACCGTCGAGTTCCTGTCGAACGAGGTCGGAGAGGTGCGGGCCATCCGTGTCGCGGAGACCGAGTACGTCGATGGCCGTCGCGTGCCGAAGTCGGGAACGGAGCGGGAGATCCCTGCGGATCTCGTGCTCCTCGCACTCGGCTTCACGGGTGCCGAGAGCCAGGATCTGGAGGGGCAGCTCGAGCTGCAGTTCGACCGCGGTACCCCGGTTCGCGGCTCGACCTACGAGACCGAGCAGTCGGGTGTCTTCGTGGCTGGCGATGCCGGCCGCGGTCAGTCCCTGATCGTCTGGGCGATCGCGGAGGGCCGCGCTGTGGCCTCCGAGGTCGACCGCTTCCTTGAGGGGGAGACGCTGCTTCCCGCCCCGGTCCGTCCGACGGATCGACCGATATCGCTGTGACCGCCAGAATGGATGCCGTGGGCCGGTTTGCCGACCACGGCATCCTGACCCCTAGGCTGTTCCCTAGCCGACTAATTTCGTCGGATCCGACAGAAAGATGTGAATGAGACGCGCAAAGATTGTCGCCACACTTGGACCGGCGACGTCCAGCTACGAAGACATTCGGGCCATCATCGAAGCAGGTGTTGATGTCGCTCGTATGAATCTGAGCCACGGCAGCTACGCCGTGCACGAGGAGATCTACGAAAAGGTACGCAAGGCGGCGGATGCCGTCGGCAAGCCGGTCGCCGTTCTGGTCGACCTGCAGGGCCCCAAGATCCGACTCGCCAAGTTCTCCAACGGCCCCCACTTCCTTGAGGTCGGCGACATCTTCAAGATCACGACCGACGAGGTCGAGGGCACCAAGGAGATCTGCGGCACCACCTACAAGGGCCTCCCGGGCGATGTGAAGCCGGGCGATACCCTGCTGATCGACGACGGCCGCGTGAAGCTTCGCGCGATCTCCTCCGATGGCACCACGGTGACGACTGAGACCGTCGTCGCTGGCAATGTCTCCAACAACAAGGGCATCAACCTACCCGGTGTCGCTGTGAACGTTCCGGCGCTGTCCGAGAAGGATGAGGATGACCTGCGCTGGGGCCTCAAGCTGGGCGCCGACTACATCGCCCTCTCCTTCGTGCGCAATGCGGAGGATGTCGTGCGCGTGCACGAGATCATGGACGAGGAGGGCATCCGCCTTCCCGTGATCGCCAAGATCGAGAAGCCGCAGGCGGTCGACAACCTCGAGGGCATCATCGACGCCTTCGACGGCATCATGGTCGCTCGCGGTGATCTGGGTGTCGAGCTTCCGCTCGAGCAGGTGCCGATCGTGCAGAAGCACGCTGTCGAGCTGTGTCGCCGCATGGCGAAGCCGGTCATTGTGGCCACGCAGATGCTTGAGTCGATGATCTCGAGCCCGATCCCGACCCGCGCCGAGACATCGGATGTCGCGAACGCGGTTCTCGACGGTGCGGATGCGGTCATGCTGAGCGGTGAGACCAGCGTCGGCGAGTATCCCGTCGTGACGGTTCAGACGATGGCCCGCATCATCAGCTCGACTGAGGAGCACGGCCTCGACCGGGTTCCGCCGCTCGGCACGAAGCCGCGCACCCAGGGCGGCGCGATCACCCTCGCTGCGGCCGAGGTCGCCGAGTTCGTGGGGGCGAAGTTCTTGTGCGTGTTCACCGAGTCTGGTGACTCGGTGCGGCGCATGACCCGCCTGCGCAACGGCATCCCGATCCTGGGCTTCACACCATCGGCCAACATCCTGCGTCGCATGTCGCTCAGCTGGGGTGTGCAGAGCTTCCTCGTCGACCGGGTGAAGCACACCGACTCGATGTTCAAGCAGGTCGATGAGATTCTGCTGGCGAACGGGCTTGCTGAGGAGGGCGACAAGGTCATCGTGATCTCCGGTTCCCCTCCCGGAATCGCGGGCTCGACGAACGACCTGCGCGTGCACAGCGTGGGCGACGCGAAGAACGCGGCGGCACCCGTGTGGGCGGCGAAGGACTCGAAGTAGCGTTTCTGCGGTCGATGGCGTGGCCGGGCTCGTGCCCGGTCACGCCATCGGCGGCTCAGCGCTGTTACGTTCAGAATGCATAACGAGGTGGCGTCGGCAACACATTTTGTCCCCATTGCTTATACACTCCCGAGTGTGGATGCACTCGAAACGGTTCATGCCGAGCCTCGTTATCTCGCGGATCACCCCAACTATCGCGTGAACTTCTGGGAGCGGCCCCGCCCAGGGCAGGCCTGGAATTTGGAGGCGTTCGCACTGACCAAAGTATCGAGCGTCGCCGAGGTTCTGAAGTGGGTTGACGAGCACGTAGATGGCCGCCGGTTCGAAGTTTTCGCTGAGACGGATGATGAATCTCATCGATCATTCGACAGCCCACGAAGGTCTGGGCTACTCCGATTACTGGGTAGTAATCCCAATGACAGCGAGAAACTTGATAAGACTTAGGAGGCCTTGGCTAAGTCCCAGTTCCCAGCGCGCGAGCCGCGCCGGATCCAAGTTTCCCACAAGCCGACTTCGGAAAGGCTGAAGGGGACGTTCCTCCTTCCCATCTCTCCTCGAGCGGACATGAGGCTACTGGCCGGAATAGAACGATCCCAGCAGGTGTGTGCCGTTACACGGCCAGATCAGAGCGAACAAAGATGACAGCGATGTCTTCACTACTCAGTGTTTCGCGATCTACTGCGACGCGGGCAAGCCCGCACGCGACTGGCTGAGTGAGACCGAATCCCTTGTTCGTTGCGGGCCCGCTGAGCACATAACCTGGCGGGGGCGCGAGTATACCCTGTGCCCAGCCTTGAAATACTCCGGGCCCCTCATCGCACGGGACGGCTCTATTGATCTGGAGGGTCTTGTTGCCGGGAATGATGTTCTTCGGAGCTGCGCCCCACTGCTGATAGTTCGGCGACACCCTTATAAGAGAGTACGAGGCCGTCAAGCTCCCAGGGGCGACGGTACAAGTAAAAACAGCCACGCCGTTTATCGTTCCCGAAACGTGGTGGGATCCATGTACATACTGAACATTCATAGTGCATCCCATCGACGGTGCCAGCACACTTAACTCTGCTTCTGACAACTCTGGCCCGGCGGCCGGCAAGACCGTGAGTTCAAGGCCGTCGGTCGTGAAGAGAGTGCTGCCATCGCCGTTTGGAATGCCTATTATTTTCGAACTTGGTACGGAATCCGCGGTGCCCGACGAGTAGGAAACCCCCGCACTCGCCGGACCGCCGATGGCAACAACGCTCACCAGCGCAAGCCCGCCTACGATAGTGTTTATCCGGGCACTTCGTTTCATCACGATCTCTCTTTCCGTGAGAAGAATTAGTCAATATTGACCCCTCAGCGGATGTACCAACCAATAGACCGCGCCGTCCACCCCCCTCTTTTTGAACTGCCAACGAGTGGAACTGGTGTTGTTTGGTTAGAGGCCGGTGGCCAAACGTCGCATCCGGACAAGAATTCATAGCCGCGCACCCAGGGCGGCGCCATCACCCTCGCTGCAGCCGAGGTCGCCGAGTTCGCGGCGGCGAAGTTCTTGTGCATGTTCATCGAGTTGGGTGACCCGGGTGCGCAACGGCATCCCGATCCTGGGCTTCACAGGGACTCGATGTCCAAGCAGGTCGATGAGATTCTGCTGGCGAACGGGCTTGCTGAGGAGGGCGACAAGGTCATCGTGATCTCCGGTTCCCCTCCCGGAATCGCGGGCTCGACGAACGATCTGCGCGTGCACAGCGTGGGTGACGCGAAGAACGCCGCTGCTCCCGTGTGGGAGAAGCCCGCGAAGTAGTCGCGTCTTCAGGCGACGGCGTGAACAGCTTCCGCTGTTCACGCCGTCGTCTTTTATGCGCGCAGCAGGGTGTCGTCGATGCGTTCGGGCGTGAACCCGCGGCCGACGACACGGGCGGCGATCCGTCGGAGGAGGGGCAGCACGACCGCTGCGATCGCCCGCTGCCACCATGTCATCGGGTTCGGCAGGAACGCGCCACCGCCGGGCTTCGCGATCACCTCGTGCAATCGCATCTGCAGTCTCTGCATGCGCACGACCGCGCGCATCCGTCTGACCTGTATCGCGGTGAGCTGTTGCAGGGTGACACGGCCTTCGGCGAGGGGGCCGGCGAGGAGGTTCGCCGTGGCCACAGCATCCTGAATGGCGTAGTTCACACCGACACCGAATGCGGGAGACATCGCATGAGCGGCGTCACCGATGCAGAGTAGTCCGTCGCGCGCCCAGGTGCCGAGGCGGCCGATCTGCACGGTGAGCAGTTTGACCTCGTCCCAGCTGGCGATTGCCGCAACCTCGCCGTGCAGCACCGGGGCAACCGTCACGATGCTCTGCCGGAGGGCATCGAGCCCAGCCGCTTGGATGGCGGGGTAGTGGCCTTTGGGGATGAGCATGCCGCACTGCAGATAGCCTTCGCGGGGGATGGTGATGAGCGCGGCTTCATCATCGAGGTAGGCGAGGGTGTCGCGCAGCACCTCGGCCGGCCGGCCGGTGCGGAACCACAACACATCGACCGCGACGCCGTGGTCTGTATAGGGCAGCTCGGATGCGCGCCGCAGCACCGAATCGCGGCCGTCAGCCGCCACGGTGAGGGCCGCACTGATGCTGGTTCGCACGGGGTTGCCCTCCGAGCCGGTGATGGTGGCGTCGCATCCGATGACCGTGTCGCCGTCGAATCTGAGGCCGGTGGCCTCTGCACCCATGAGGAGGCGCAGCTTCGGATGCCGTTTGCCCTCCTCCGCGAGCAGTGACAGGAAGTCCCACTGGGGCATGAGCGCGATGCGGCGGTTTCGCCCGCCGAGGTGGCCGAAGTCGACGGGGGTGAGCCTGTTGCCGTTGACGACGATGTCGAGGGTGCGGATGGAG
Coding sequences within it:
- a CDS encoding glutamate synthase subunit beta, coding for MADPKGFLKTRSRELPARRPVELRLMDWKEVYEQGDAATLRRQAGRCMDCGVPFCHQGCPLGNLIPEWNDLMRRGEGQQAVERLHATNNFPEFTGRLCPAPCESSCVLGISQPPVTIKQVEVSIIDQAWANDWVVPHPPERLTGKTVAVVGSGPAGLAAAQQLTRAGHTVAVFERDDRIGGLLRYGIPDFKMEKKVLDQRLKQMQAEGTRFRAGVNIGVDIGWGELRERYDAVVIATGATVPRDLPIPGRDFAGVHFAMEYLVEQNRVGAGDRVVDQITAEGKHVVVLGGGDTGADCIGTAHRQNALSVTNLAIGTQPPSERPEHQPWPTAPTLFEVQSAHEEGGERAFLASTVEFLSNEVGEVRAIRVAETEYVDGRRVPKSGTEREIPADLVLLALGFTGAESQDLEGQLELQFDRGTPVRGSTYETEQSGVFVAGDAGRGQSLIVWAIAEGRAVASEVDRFLEGETLLPAPVRPTDRPISL
- the gltB gene encoding glutamate synthase large subunit, producing the protein MTSPTPVSPFVSSPFSTIPAATGLYDPSQERDACGLAMVATLRGTPGHDIVTTALDALRNLEHRGAIGSDAGTGDGAGIITQIPDAFLRAVVDFELPKVGSYVVGMAFLPTDAEARNAQKSGIETLATEEGLEVLGWREVPVQPGELGNLARQAMPSFEQLFLKSARLGDNGQLLSGIALDRLSFRLRKRAERTLGAYFPSLSCRTLVYKGMVTTLQLEPFYPDLSDERFTSRLALVHSRYSTNTFPSWPLAQPFRMIAHNGEINTVQGNRNWMRARQSQLESAALGDLTPLLPIVSGGASDSASFDEVVELLTLAGRSLPHAMMMMVPEAYEKQTDIDPDLRAFYEYHSMLIEPWDGPAALVFTDGILVGATLDRNGLRPGRFLITDDGLVVLASEIGVLEIEPSRIVRKGRLRPGKMFLVDTEAGRLIEDDEIKGQLAASQPWQKWLDEGRINLNDLPEREHIVHTPASVTRRQRTFGYTEEEVRILIHPMAENGAEPIGAMGSDTPIAVLSERPRLLFDYFTQQFAQVTNPPLDSIREEVVTSMRGGLGPERNLLDATPEHAYQIVLDFPVIDNDELAKIQHIDSSPGSRTTTTIRGLYRFDEGKAALTHRLAAICDEVDDAIERGAKFIVLSDRDSNKDLAPIPSLLLLSTVHHHLIRRENRLKVGIIVEAGDVREVHHVALLIGYGASAVNPYLAMETAEELIRNGTITGIDPEVAVHNLIKALGKGVLKIMSKMGISVVGSYVGAQAFEAVGLSQEFVDQYFTGTTSKLGGIGIEAIAAETLARHYSAYPEEGVSTAHERLATGGEYQWRREGPPHLFNPDTIFRLQHSTRTRRYDIFREYTKLVDDQAHDLMTLRGLFTLNSGARPAVPIDEVEPVSSIVKRFNTGAMSYGSISKEAHETLAIAMNRLGGRSNTGEGGEDNDRLLDPERRSAIKQVASGRFGVTSMYLTHATDIQLKMAQGAKPGEGGQLPAGKVYPWIARTRHGTAGVGLISPPPHHDIYSIEDLKQLIFDVKRANPSARVHVKLVSQSGIGAVAAGVSKALADVVLVSGHDGGTGASPLNSLKHAGTPWELGLAETQQTLMLNGMRDRVVVQVDGQLKTGRDVIVAALLGAEEYGFATAPLVVSGCIMMRVCHLDTCPVGVATQNPELRERFTGKAEYVVNFFEFLAQEVREYLAELGFRSLEEAIGHREVLGLDGAIRHWKADGLDLTPILVGPKFADDEPLSNRVGQDHELDRHFDVELIARSTSALERGEHVSIELPIRNTERAVGTMLGHEVTKRHGEMGLPSDTIEVRLRGSAGQSLGAFLPPGITIRLEGDSNDYVGKGLSGGRVIVRPDRESVFPAELNVIAGNVIGYGATQGTMFIRGRVGERFLVRNSGATGVVEGVGDHALEYMTGGLAVILGTTGRNLGAGMSGGTAYVYELREERVNRESLTSGELELQPLGSGDIAILVDMLQQHLDETGSTVAARMLADIDETARRFVKVMPRDYAAVLATREAAIDEGLDPDGDVVWERIMEVTGG
- a CDS encoding FAD-dependent oxidoreductase; translated protein: MDGETLETTCCIVGGGPAGMMLGLLLARAGIDTVVLEKHVDFFRDFRGDTIHPSTLDLIDQLGLTERFNAIRQSSIRTLDIVVNGNRLTPVDFGHLGGRNRRIALMPQWDFLSLLAEEGKRHPKLRLLMGAEATGLRFDGDTVIGCDATITGSEGNPVRTSISAALTVAADGRDSVLRRASELPYTDHGVAVDVLWFRTGRPAEVLRDTLAYLDDEAALITIPREGYLQCGMLIPKGHYPAIQAAGLDALRQSIVTVAPVLHGEVAAIASWDEVKLLTVQIGRLGTWARDGLLCIGDAAHAMSPAFGVGVNYAIQDAVATANLLAGPLAEGRVTLQQLTAIQVRRMRAVVRMQRLQMRLHEVIAKPGGGAFLPNPMTWWQRAIAAVVLPLLRRIAARVVGRGFTPERIDDTLLRA
- the pyk gene encoding pyruvate kinase — translated: MRRAKIVATLGPATSSYEDIRAIIEAGVDVARMNLSHGSYAVHEEIYEKVRKAADAVGKPVAVLVDLQGPKIRLAKFSNGPHFLEVGDIFKITTDEVEGTKEICGTTYKGLPGDVKPGDTLLIDDGRVKLRAISSDGTTVTTETVVAGNVSNNKGINLPGVAVNVPALSEKDEDDLRWGLKLGADYIALSFVRNAEDVVRVHEIMDEEGIRLPVIAKIEKPQAVDNLEGIIDAFDGIMVARGDLGVELPLEQVPIVQKHAVELCRRMAKPVIVATQMLESMISSPIPTRAETSDVANAVLDGADAVMLSGETSVGEYPVVTVQTMARIISSTEEHGLDRVPPLGTKPRTQGGAITLAAAEVAEFVGAKFLCVFTESGDSVRRMTRLRNGIPILGFTPSANILRRMSLSWGVQSFLVDRVKHTDSMFKQVDEILLANGLAEEGDKVIVISGSPPGIAGSTNDLRVHSVGDAKNAAAPVWAAKDSK